One window of Thermomicrobiales bacterium genomic DNA carries:
- a CDS encoding DUF2277 domain-containing protein, with protein sequence MCRSIKQLRRADEPATPDEIEAAALQFVRKVSGYRVPSRANADVFDSAVAEIAAATQRLLDTLVTPRGATASRD encoded by the coding sequence ATCAAGCAGCTTCGTCGTGCCGACGAGCCGGCGACGCCCGATGAAATCGAGGCTGCGGCGCTGCAGTTTGTTCGCAAGGTGAGTGGCTATCGTGTGCCCTCACGCGCCAATGCCGACGTGTTCGACAGTGCGGTCGCTGAGATCGCCGCAGCAACACAGCGCCTGCTGGATACGCTCGTTACGCCTCGCGGCGCGACAGCGTCCAGAGACTGA
- a CDS encoding ABC transporter permease, which produces MSIRRILTIFRRDFLDAMRDARILVAILVPFGLGIFYNVIMDSDDPVLSATLVYTSGDSTTLPESIKQISGADVTLEIKQVTDEAAVRKTIDDDDADLGLVIPAGFDAAVSSGQAPPLTVIRSESTGFATQYLLSSLEAALRAQAGQQDPAQVSVETISKPTTTISLIEDLGLDTYFVLSALMMQIAMITMYAVPYILAEEKERRTLDALVMIASPWDVIAAKALFGLAYVAISTPLLLAVTRVSPQRALLFVVAVGLLAVVLDGIGLLLGSILNLSQLTTWGGVLILPVVGPAFVAGIPLPDVAEKILQVFPTTHAMHLAVDSLAETPIFDTTWLSIAVLAAWAVVVYAVSLWTLSRREA; this is translated from the coding sequence TTGTCAATCCGTCGGATCCTCACAATATTTCGGCGCGACTTTCTGGATGCGATGCGCGACGCGCGTATCCTCGTTGCGATCCTGGTGCCATTTGGGTTGGGCATCTTCTACAACGTCATCATGGACTCGGACGATCCGGTCCTGTCGGCTACGCTCGTCTACACGAGTGGCGACTCAACCACCCTGCCAGAGAGCATCAAGCAGATCAGCGGGGCCGATGTGACGCTCGAGATCAAGCAGGTCACAGACGAAGCTGCCGTCCGAAAGACGATCGACGATGATGATGCCGATCTCGGGCTGGTGATCCCAGCGGGGTTTGATGCGGCCGTGAGCAGCGGACAAGCGCCGCCGTTGACGGTCATACGCTCGGAATCAACGGGGTTCGCAACACAGTACCTGCTGTCGTCGCTGGAAGCAGCACTGCGTGCGCAGGCGGGCCAGCAAGACCCGGCGCAGGTGTCTGTCGAGACGATCAGCAAGCCGACGACGACGATCTCGCTGATCGAAGATCTCGGCCTTGACACCTACTTCGTCCTCTCGGCGCTGATGATGCAGATCGCCATGATCACGATGTACGCCGTGCCGTACATTCTGGCCGAGGAGAAGGAGCGGCGCACGCTCGACGCGCTGGTGATGATCGCCTCGCCGTGGGATGTGATCGCTGCCAAGGCGTTGTTCGGCCTCGCCTACGTCGCGATCTCGACGCCGCTGCTCCTGGCTGTGACGCGTGTTAGCCCGCAACGCGCGCTGTTGTTTGTCGTCGCCGTTGGGCTTCTTGCCGTCGTGCTCGATGGCATTGGTCTTCTGCTCGGCAGCATTCTCAATCTATCACAGCTCACCACCTGGGGCGGCGTGCTGATCCTCCCGGTCGTTGGGCCAGCATTCGTCGCCGGCATTCCGCTGCCGGACGTTGCCGAAAAAATCCTGCAAGTCTTCCCGACGACGCACGCAATGCACCTGGCTGTTGACTCGCTGGCCGAGACGCCGATCTTCGACACGACATGGCTCTCCATCGCTGTGCTGGCCGCATGGGCGGTTGTCGTCTACGCCGTCAGTCTCTGGACGCTGTCGCGCCGCGAGGCGTAA
- a CDS encoding ABC transporter permease, whose product MESTPGTAATTGGVEQATPRQRTVGVRSFFERLFKTRLSAAALTIIVLMILMAIFAPIIAPYRPDAVDFASVLQGPSREHLLGTDNLGRDVLSRTIYGSRVSLQVGIIAVGISLIIGTVLGLVAGYTSGSFLDSLIMRCMDALLAFPTLVLALAITAALGPSLTNVMIAVGVVGIPSYARLIRGQVLSVGQNEYVEAARTVGASDARIIWRHIMPNVTAPLIVQASIGVAFAILAEASLSFLGLGVQPPTPSWGGMLSIGKDYLQYAAWMALVPGAAIFLIVLAFNFLGDGIRDALDPHLRNR is encoded by the coding sequence ATGGAATCGACACCTGGCACTGCTGCAACGACCGGTGGCGTTGAGCAGGCAACACCGCGTCAACGCACCGTCGGAGTGCGCAGCTTCTTCGAGCGCCTGTTCAAGACGCGACTGAGCGCGGCTGCACTCACGATCATTGTGCTGATGATCCTGATGGCGATCTTCGCACCGATCATCGCGCCGTACCGGCCGGACGCGGTGGACTTCGCGTCGGTGCTGCAGGGGCCGAGCCGCGAGCATTTGCTTGGCACCGACAATCTCGGTCGAGATGTCCTGAGCCGGACGATCTACGGGTCGCGGGTCTCGCTGCAAGTCGGCATTATTGCCGTCGGCATCTCGCTCATCATCGGGACAGTGCTCGGCCTGGTCGCGGGCTACACGTCCGGATCGTTCCTCGATTCGCTGATCATGCGCTGCATGGATGCGCTGCTGGCCTTCCCGACGCTCGTACTCGCCCTGGCGATCACCGCTGCGCTCGGGCCGAGCCTGACCAATGTGATGATCGCGGTGGGCGTCGTCGGAATCCCATCGTATGCACGGCTGATCCGTGGCCAGGTGCTCTCGGTCGGACAGAACGAATACGTTGAGGCAGCACGTACGGTTGGCGCTTCGGACGCGCGGATTATCTGGCGACACATCATGCCGAATGTCACCGCTCCGCTGATCGTCCAGGCATCGATCGGCGTGGCGTTTGCGATTCTGGCCGAGGCCAGCCTGTCATTCCTCGGGCTTGGTGTGCAGCCACCAACGCCAAGTTGGGGCGGAATGCTCTCAATCGGGAAGGACTACTTACAATACGCTGCCTGGATGGCGCTTGTGCCGGGCGCGGCGATTTTTCTGATCGTACTGGCGTTTAACTTCCTCGGCGATGGCATTCGGGACGCGCTCGATCCACACCTGCGGAATCGCTGA
- a CDS encoding ABC transporter permease, translated as MGRYILRRLVQMVPVLFLVSLIVFSLLHLTPGDPAISMLGEEATPESVAALREKLGLDQPLPVQYVRWLGAVLQGDLGRSIRSNQPVSEAILDRLPVTIELSLLSALIALLIAIPAGVISAMRRNSPLDTSATTVALLGVSLPNFFLAILLIFTLSLKLGWLPPIGYTPFLDDPVENLRKMIMPAVTLGTALSAIVMRMMRSSLLEILDQDYVRTARAKGLNEANVVRRHAMRNALIPVVTVVGLQIGGLLGGAIITESIFVLPGIGRLLVDSIFQRDFPLVQGVVLFASLAFLFANLAVDLLYAVLDPRIRYT; from the coding sequence ATGGGACGGTACATACTTCGTCGGCTGGTGCAGATGGTGCCGGTGCTCTTCCTCGTGTCGCTGATCGTCTTCTCCCTGCTTCATCTCACACCCGGCGATCCAGCGATCTCGATGCTCGGCGAGGAAGCGACGCCTGAATCAGTTGCGGCGCTGCGCGAAAAGCTCGGGCTGGATCAACCGTTGCCGGTGCAGTACGTGCGCTGGCTCGGCGCGGTGCTCCAGGGCGATCTGGGCAGATCGATCCGCTCGAACCAACCGGTCTCGGAAGCGATTCTGGATCGCCTGCCGGTAACGATCGAGCTCTCGCTGCTGTCGGCGCTGATTGCGCTGCTGATCGCCATCCCGGCCGGGGTCATCTCGGCGATGCGGCGCAACTCGCCACTGGACACCAGCGCGACAACGGTCGCGTTGCTGGGGGTGTCGTTGCCGAATTTCTTCCTGGCGATTCTGCTCATTTTTACGCTGTCATTGAAGCTCGGCTGGCTGCCGCCGATCGGCTACACGCCGTTTCTCGATGATCCGGTCGAGAACCTGCGCAAGATGATCATGCCAGCGGTGACACTCGGCACGGCACTCTCGGCGATCGTCATGCGGATGATGCGCTCGTCGCTCCTGGAGATTCTTGACCAGGACTATGTGCGGACAGCCCGCGCCAAGGGGCTGAACGAAGCGAATGTCGTGCGCCGCCACGCGATGCGCAACGCGCTCATCCCGGTAGTCACGGTCGTTGGTTTGCAGATCGGCGGGCTGCTCGGCGGGGCGATCATTACTGAATCGATCTTCGTGCTACCCGGTATCGGTCGCCTGCTGGTTGATTCCATCTTCCAGCGCGATTTCCCGCTGGTGCAAGGCGTCGTCCTGTTTGCCTCGCTCGCGTTCCTGTTTGCCAACCTGGCCGTTGATCTGCTCTACGCCGTCCTCGATCCGCGCATTCGGTACACGTGA